Genomic window (Streptomyces sp. TG1A-60):
GCGATGAGTTCGAATGTGGGGTTCACCCCGGGCACGTAGGCGTTGCGCACGCTGCGCACGGTCAACTTCACGGCCCCGGCGGTGCAGTCGGGCAGGCTGGAGTTCGCCGGCACCTGTTCGCCGGAGCTGCTCCCGTTCTTGCCGCCGTCGTCCGACGTACCGCCCCCGGCAGCTCCTGCGCCCCCTGAGCCCGAACCGGAGCCCGAACCGGAGTCCGAACCAGACCCGGAACCGGAGTCGGCGCCCGACCCGTCGCCCCGGGAACTCGCCTCGTCGCCCGACTCGTCGCGCCCGCCCGGCGCCTGACTGATCGCGGGACCCGAACCGGACGGCCCGGGGGTGATGGAGGTCACGGGATTCTTGCCGTTGGGCTCGCCCGCCTCGTTTCCGCCGCCCCCGCCGCCGCTGGTGACGACCCAGGCGACCAGCAGCGCGAGCAGGCCGACGACAGTCAGCAGAATGGCCCTCCGTCGCCAGTAGATGGAGGAGGGAAGCGGCCCGATCGGATTGCGCAGAGATCCCACGGCGCAAACTTTACGAGAGATACGGCACATCGCTTGCCCCACCCGCCGCCCGAGACTCAACTTTTCCGGATCATCATTCCGGTCGCCCCCGCCACTGGCCCGACCGGGCGGTTCACGATCGCGTTACGTGACCGGAGAGACCGGTCGCGCACCCTCCGTGACCGCGACCGCTCCTCGCGCGGACCACGAACGCCCCAGCCACACCCACCCGTTCACCAAACCCGCTCACGGGCCCGCCTCCGGCAACCGTCCCCACCACCAGAGCGCCCCGGAGGAAGACGCGGGGCGGATCCACGGCAGCGATGTCGGGGCCGCCGCGGAAGGCCGTTGGCTCCTGACCATCGACCTGTTCGACGGGGCCGGCCCCGCCTTCGTCCGCGGTACGCGGAGATCACCGAACGGCCGCACGGCCATGCACGGGACCGCCGGCCGCCGCGCTCCGTGAGATCGACGAGGCGGCCTTCGCACTGCCGTTCGCCCTTGACCCCGAGGACCACGTCCGGGCCTCACGGACATCGCGACGAAACCCGGCCCGCGACTGGACCGGCGCCCGGCCCTGACTTCACCTTCCTGGCCCCCCTCTCCCGACCCACCCCCGCCGGTCCCCGCCCCCACCGTTCCCGCATGGCAGGATCGTTGATGCCATGACTGCACCCACGAAGCCCCAGAGCAGCCCCGTCGCCGTAGCCCCCACTGCCCTGCACACCCCGGTGATCGCCTGGTTCGAGACGCACGCGCGTGATCTGCCCTGGCGGCGGCCTGAGGCGGGGGCGTGGGGGGTGATGGTCAGCGAGTTCATGCTGCAGCAGACCCCGGTCAATCGCGTACTGCCCGTTTATGAGCAGTGGTTGGCGCGCTGGCCCCGTCCGGCGGACCTGGCGAAGGAGCCGCCGGGTGAGGCGGTGCGCGCTTGGGGCCGGCTCGGCTATCCGCGCCGCGCACTGCGACTGCACGGCGCGGCGGCGGCCATAACGGAACGGCACGGCGGGGACGTACCGCAGGATCACGCGCAGCTGCTCGCGCTGCCGGGGATCGGCGAGTACACGGCCGCGGCGGTGGCCTCGTTCGCGTACGGGCAGCGGCACGCCGTGCTGGACACCAATGTCCGCCGTGTCCTGGCCCGCGCGGTCAGCGGCACGCAGTACCCGCCGAACGCCACCACGGCCGCCGAGCGCAGACTCGCCCGGGCCCTGCTGCCCGAGGACGAGGGCACGGCATCCCGCTGGGCCGCCGCGTCGATGGAGCTGGGCGCGCTGGTGTGCACGGCGAAGAACGAGACGTGTCAGCGCTGCCCGATCGCCGGGCACTGCGCCTGGCGCCTCGCAGGGAAACCCGCGCACGACGGTCCGGCCCGGCGCGGCCAGACGTACGCCGGTACCGACCGCCAGGTCCGCGGCAAGCTCCTCGCCGTACTGCGGGACGCGATCACGCCCGTACCGCAGACGGTTCTCGACCGGGTGTGGGACGAGCCGGCCCAGCGCGCCCGCGCCCTCGACGGGCTGGTCGCCGACGGACTGGTGGAACCGCTGCCGGGCGGTCTCTACCGTCTCCCCCTCAGCTGACCGCCCCTGGCCGCACGTCACCGCCGATCACCGGGGCCCAACGGGGCAAGCGGGCCCATTCCCACCCCAAGGGGCAGTCCGCCTCACCCCGTTCCTCCTTCTGTTACACAACCGACGGACAGCCGAGCGTTCACCGCAGGCTGCCTCGGACGTGTCCGTGACAACCCCTCCGTAGCTTCATGGACGTACCGCAGGAACCCGCGAAACGAACCAGCGGATCCGGCGGAACGAGCGGCACGAAGCGGTGGACAACCGGCGGCGCGCGAGAGCGCGGCCGTCGGAAACGGGGAACGGAGGCGGTTGATCATGGCGCACGGCGAGGTGCTCGCATTCGAGGAGTACGTACGCACCCGGCAGGACGCGTTGCTGCGCAGCGCCCGTCGGCTCGTCCCGGACCCGGTGGACGCCCAGGATCTGCTGCAGACGGCGCTGGCGCGGACGTACGGCCGCTGGGACGGCATCGCGGA
Coding sequences:
- a CDS encoding A/G-specific adenine glycosylase, producing the protein MTAPTKPQSSPVAVAPTALHTPVIAWFETHARDLPWRRPEAGAWGVMVSEFMLQQTPVNRVLPVYEQWLARWPRPADLAKEPPGEAVRAWGRLGYPRRALRLHGAAAAITERHGGDVPQDHAQLLALPGIGEYTAAAVASFAYGQRHAVLDTNVRRVLARAVSGTQYPPNATTAAERRLARALLPEDEGTASRWAAASMELGALVCTAKNETCQRCPIAGHCAWRLAGKPAHDGPARRGQTYAGTDRQVRGKLLAVLRDAITPVPQTVLDRVWDEPAQRARALDGLVADGLVEPLPGGLYRLPLS